The nucleotide window GACATATGTCACGGATTTCAGACTCAGGACACTAGCTGTCAACCGTGAACTGTGAAACTTACGAGGAGGGGATCATGGTCCCTGAGGGGCTGTATTATACGAAAGCGCATGAATGGGTCAAGGTTGAGGCGGATCGGGGACGGATTGGGATTACCCACTTCGCCCAGAGTCAACTCGGCGACATCGTGTTTGCGGAGGTACCGCAGGTGGGGAGGGTGCTGCGTCAGATGGAGCCGTTCGGCGTCGTGGAGTCGGTCAAGGCGGTCTCCGACCTGTACTGTCCGCTGACCGGTGAGGTGCTCGAGGTGAACTCCTCGCTCGAATCGACTCCGGAGCAGATCAATGCCGACCCTTACGGAGGCGGATGGATGATTGTGGTCAGGATCGGCGATCCCAACGAGTTGGGCAATCTGATGACGGCCGAGGAGTACAGGACCTATCTGGCAGCGGAGAGCCACTGATGCAGTACATCCCGAATACGGAGGCCGACTGCCGAGAGATGCTGGATGCCATCGGCGTCCGATCAAGCGAAGAGCTGTTCGCCGACATCCCCTCGAAGCTCAGGCTGAAGCGCGGGTTGAATCTGGCGCCTCCGATGTCGGAGACGGGACTGCGAAGGCATATGAAGGGGTTGGCCGATAAGAACGCAGACGTAGAGCATTATTCTTCATTCCTGGGGGCTGGCGCCTACAATCACTTCATTCCGGCCGCCGTCTCCCACCTGGTATTCAGATCGGAGTTCTACACCGCCTATACGCCGTACCAGCCGGAGCTGTCGCAAGGGACGCTTCAGGCGATCTACGAGTATCAGACGCTGATCTGTCAACTTACCGGCATGGAGGTGGCCAACGCCTCGATGTATGACGGTTCCAGCGCCCTGGCCGAGGCGATCCTGATGGCGCATAGGATCAACGGCCGGCTGGAGGTCGTGCTGCCACTGGCCGTACACCCGGAGTACCGGACGGTATGCCACACCTACGTGAGCAAGCTTGGCCTTCAGTTGGATGAGGTGCCCTACACGGACCAGGGTGCCACCGACCTGAAAAAGGTCGGGGCGGCGATTTCGGACCGTACCTGTGCCGTTGTGATCCAGAGCCCGAACTTCTTCGGCGTCCTGGAGTCGTTGGATGAGCTTGCGGAGACCGCGCACAAGGCCGGGGCGCTCCTGATCGTCGCCGTGGCCGAGCCGGTGTCGTTCGGCATCGTCCGATCCCCCGGCGAGAGCGGGGCGGATATTGTTGTGGGAGAAGGCCAGGCGTTCGGAAATCACCTGAACTTCGGCGGTCCTTACCTTGGTTTCTTTGCCTCCAAAGAAGCCTACCTTCGCAACATGCCGGGTCGTCTGGTCGGACAGACTACGGATAAAGCCGGTCGGCCGGGTTACGTCCTGACGCTTGCGACCAGAGAGCAACATATCAGGCGGGAGAAGGCGACATCCAATATCTGTACGAACGAGGGGTTGTGCGCCCTGGCTGCGACGGTTCACCTATCCCTTCTTGGGCGAGCGGGGCTCAGGGAGCTGGCGCTGCTGAACCTTCGTAAGGCGGCCTATGCGAAAGAGGCGATCTCCGCGCTCCGCAGTTGCGAGCTTCGCTTTGCAGGCCCCACCTTCAATGAGTTTGTAGTGCGGGTCACAAGAGGGACCCCGGCTCAGATGAATCGCGGGCTGCTCGCCAGGAGAATCATCGGTGGCGTGGAGTTGGGTCGATTCTATCCGGAGCTGTCGGATTGTCTGCTCATCTGCGTAACGGAACAAAACAGCCGCGAGGAGATCGACGCGCTCTGTAAGACGATGGGGAGTGGGCGATGACGGATGAGGTGCAACGTTCAACGTTCAACGTTCAACGTTCAGGCGACGTAGAGGAGGGGGTCGGTACGCAAGGACTCATCTTCAACGAGCCGCTCCTGTTTGATCAGGGGTCCAAGGGGCGGGTGGGCTGTACGCTTCCGGAGTGCGACGTCCCGGAACTGAAACCGGAGCGACTGCTGCCCAGAAAGCTGCTCCGGCGCGATATTCCCGGTTTCCCGGAACTGTCCGAGGTCGAGGTGGTCCGACACTTCACGCGGTTGTCGCAGCACAACTACGGGGTTGATCTCGGATTCTATCCGCTCGGCTCCTGCACCATGAAATATAACCCGAAGATTAATGAGGAGGTGTGGCGTCTGCCCGGCTTCAGTCAGGCGCACCCATACCAGCCCCAGAGCCTGATCCAGGGCGCCCTGGAGCTGATGTACGAACTGGAGACGTTCCTGGCCGAGATCAGCGGGATGGAGCGGGTGTCACTCCAGCCGGCTGCCGGCGCCCAGGGCGAGATCCTGGGCATGATGTTGATCCGGGCGTATCTGGAGTCGAAGGGAAGCCCGCGAAAGCGGGTCCTGATCCCCGACTCCTCCCACGGCACCAATCCAGCCAGCGCCGCGATCTGCGGCTATCAGTGCGTTCAGATCAAGTCCGGTCCGAGGGGCAGGATTGAGCCGCAAGCGGTGGCCGATATG belongs to Candidatus Methylomirabilis lanthanidiphila and includes:
- a CDS encoding glycine dehydrogenase subunit 1, with translation MQYIPNTEADCREMLDAIGVRSSEELFADIPSKLRLKRGLNLAPPMSETGLRRHMKGLADKNADVEHYSSFLGAGAYNHFIPAAVSHLVFRSEFYTAYTPYQPELSQGTLQAIYEYQTLICQLTGMEVANASMYDGSSALAEAILMAHRINGRLEVVLPLAVHPEYRTVCHTYVSKLGLQLDEVPYTDQGATDLKKVGAAISDRTCAVVIQSPNFFGVLESLDELAETAHKAGALLIVAVAEPVSFGIVRSPGESGADIVVGEGQAFGNHLNFGGPYLGFFASKEAYLRNMPGRLVGQTTDKAGRPGYVLTLATREQHIRREKATSNICTNEGLCALAATVHLSLLGRAGLRELALLNLRKAAYAKEAISALRSCELRFAGPTFNEFVVRVTRGTPAQMNRGLLARRIIGGVELGRFYPELSDCLLICVTEQNSREEIDALCKTMGSGR
- a CDS encoding glycine cleavage system protein H, whose protein sequence is MVPEGLYYTKAHEWVKVEADRGRIGITHFAQSQLGDIVFAEVPQVGRVLRQMEPFGVVESVKAVSDLYCPLTGEVLEVNSSLESTPEQINADPYGGGWMIVVRIGDPNELGNLMTAEEYRTYLAAESH